In Vibrio celticus, one genomic interval encodes:
- a CDS encoding glycosyltransferase family 2 protein translates to MNSAPIEAVSQPTLKESNYNACFLIPCFNHGATMPAVVSSLHHFELPIIIVDDGSELTTKQFLAPLAENSNVTLVTLEQNQGKGGAVKAGIKRAQELGFSHAIQIDADGQHDLEALPALVEASQAKPQRLISGQPVYDESVPKARLYGRYATHIWVWIETLSLSIKDSMCGFRAYPIDKTQTVLNKYDVGSRMDFDIEILVRLYWEGCDIDFVETRVIYPENGISHFDALWDNVKISWMHTRLFFGMLPRAPKLIARHFKTDSVKSGQNQDSLAESNKSESEQPHWSRTQERGTVLGIKLLLAVYTLLGRGVFNLILRGVMRYYHLTGKRARNASEQYLFQLKAYAEQQNIELPAELTSYNHLLSFGHTMLDKLAAWKGDFSVDNLTIHGQDQFESMVENQQGVLILGSHLGNIELCRALGRRHSNIKINALVFTEHAERFNSVMKAVNPQSDLNLIQVTSMGPDTAILLQQKLEQGEWIVIVGDRTSTSKESRSVWAEFLGKEAPFPQGPFMLASVLKAPVFLLFGLRDDSQSKPHFNVYFEHFSDKIELPRKTREQSLQQVVQKYANRLEHYTLKAPLQWYNFFNFWTLSKHHDEKESK, encoded by the coding sequence GTGAATAGCGCTCCCATCGAGGCTGTTTCTCAACCAACTCTAAAAGAAAGCAACTACAACGCTTGCTTCCTAATCCCGTGCTTTAATCACGGTGCAACCATGCCTGCTGTGGTGTCGTCACTCCATCACTTTGAGTTGCCGATCATCATCGTCGACGATGGCAGTGAACTCACCACAAAACAGTTTCTGGCTCCCCTTGCAGAGAACTCAAACGTAACCTTGGTGACACTTGAACAAAACCAAGGCAAAGGCGGCGCAGTAAAGGCTGGCATCAAGCGAGCACAAGAGCTCGGCTTTAGTCATGCCATTCAAATTGATGCTGACGGGCAACACGACCTTGAAGCCTTGCCAGCATTAGTTGAGGCCTCACAAGCTAAGCCACAACGTCTGATATCAGGCCAGCCTGTCTACGACGAGAGCGTGCCTAAAGCAAGGCTCTACGGGCGCTACGCGACGCACATCTGGGTATGGATAGAAACTCTATCTCTATCGATTAAAGACAGCATGTGTGGCTTCAGAGCGTATCCAATCGATAAGACGCAAACCGTACTGAATAAATACGATGTAGGTTCGAGAATGGACTTCGATATCGAGATTCTGGTTCGCTTGTATTGGGAAGGCTGTGACATCGACTTCGTTGAAACGCGAGTCATCTATCCTGAAAACGGCATATCTCATTTCGATGCGCTTTGGGATAACGTGAAAATCAGCTGGATGCACACGAGACTGTTTTTCGGCATGCTGCCGAGAGCACCAAAATTGATTGCTCGCCATTTCAAGACAGATTCAGTTAAAAGTGGGCAAAACCAAGATTCCTTGGCTGAATCAAACAAGAGCGAGTCAGAACAACCCCATTGGTCTCGCACTCAAGAACGCGGCACTGTACTGGGCATCAAACTGTTATTGGCTGTTTATACCTTGTTAGGCCGAGGCGTATTTAATCTTATTTTGCGCGGTGTGATGCGTTACTACCATCTAACGGGTAAGCGTGCGCGAAACGCCTCAGAACAGTACCTATTTCAACTTAAGGCGTACGCAGAGCAACAGAATATTGAGTTACCCGCTGAATTAACCAGTTATAACCATCTGCTCTCGTTTGGTCATACGATGCTAGATAAGTTAGCGGCATGGAAAGGTGATTTCTCGGTAGATAATTTGACGATTCATGGCCAAGACCAATTCGAAAGCATGGTGGAAAACCAACAAGGTGTGCTGATTCTAGGATCTCACCTTGGCAATATCGAACTGTGCCGCGCCTTAGGCCGCAGACACTCGAACATCAAAATCAATGCGCTGGTATTCACAGAGCACGCTGAACGTTTTAATTCAGTGATGAAAGCGGTCAACCCGCAGTCTGATTTAAACCTGATTCAAGTAACTTCAATGGGGCCAGACACCGCCATCTTATTGCAACAAAAGTTAGAGCAAGGCGAGTGGATTGTGATTGTTGGTGATAGAACTTCCACCAGCAAAGAGAGCCGTTCAGTATGGGCTGAGTTCTTGGGTAAGGAAGCACCCTTCCCTCAAGGGCCATTTATGTTAGCCTCGGTTCTCAAAGCGCCAGTATTCCTATTATTTGGGCTACGTGACGACTCACAATCTAAACCGCACTTTAATGTCTATTTCGAGCATTTTAGCGACAAGATCGAGCTACCAAGAAAGACACGCGAACAATCTTTACAGCAAGTCGTGCAAAAATACGCAAATCGACTTGAGCACTACACACTGAAAGCACCGCTTCAGTGGTACAACTTTTTTAATTTTTGGACATTGAGCAAGCACCATGACGAAAAAGAATCCAAATAG
- a CDS encoding AMP-binding protein: protein MTQTVSYISLSELLSQTRAPESIVCFDDNSEITWQTFNADLSQLVHLLSSSPFQRVAICTQDSYLFSVTFLACAVSRKHIILPGNYQPCALAELSEHFDCLLVDEAIGAVEVSEVRNIQTLLDTETRDPLTDNLPAIVLAAIQLTLFTSGSSGTPKAINKTLEHLDIETAQLDKNWGELIKGNRVHSTVSHQHIYGLLFRILWPLCSGVPFARNNLEYPEQILSHANKNCVLISSPALLKRLKHETNTAQLAGVFSSGGPLPTESAHQSQNLLGHLPIEVFGSTETGGIAFRQQESAQTPWQLFDCIEASLNSENCIKLLSPYIDNNNWYQTADECEMVSENQFILKGRTDRVIKIEEKRVSLVEVEKRLEQLPWVSECVVIPFEEPERLILASVLVLSDEGQATLATMSRGKFWLMLRSELRKWLEPIAIPRKYRVVDEISLNSQGKRLTSHIEQLIKS, encoded by the coding sequence ATGACACAAACCGTATCTTACATCTCGTTGTCTGAACTTCTCAGCCAAACAAGAGCCCCTGAATCGATTGTCTGCTTTGACGACAATAGCGAGATTACGTGGCAAACCTTTAACGCCGACTTATCTCAACTCGTGCACCTTTTATCTTCATCCCCTTTTCAACGAGTTGCGATTTGTACCCAAGACAGCTACCTATTTTCGGTGACCTTTTTGGCATGTGCCGTCAGCCGCAAACACATCATTTTGCCAGGTAACTATCAACCTTGTGCGCTTGCCGAGCTGAGTGAACATTTTGACTGTCTGTTGGTTGATGAAGCGATTGGTGCAGTGGAAGTAAGTGAAGTTCGCAATATCCAAACCTTATTAGACACCGAAACCCGCGATCCTCTAACCGATAATCTTCCCGCCATTGTGTTAGCAGCAATCCAATTGACCCTATTTACTTCAGGTTCAAGCGGTACGCCGAAGGCAATCAATAAAACACTAGAACACCTAGATATTGAAACAGCTCAGCTAGATAAGAACTGGGGAGAGTTGATCAAAGGCAATCGAGTTCACAGCACGGTTTCGCATCAACATATCTATGGTTTGCTGTTTAGAATCTTATGGCCGCTCTGTTCTGGCGTTCCATTTGCGAGAAACAACCTTGAGTACCCTGAGCAGATCCTTTCTCACGCCAATAAAAACTGTGTGCTGATCAGCAGCCCAGCTCTACTCAAACGATTAAAGCATGAGACCAATACCGCGCAGCTTGCTGGTGTGTTCTCTTCAGGTGGCCCATTACCGACTGAATCGGCTCACCAATCACAGAATCTGCTTGGTCATTTACCTATCGAGGTTTTTGGCAGCACAGAAACTGGTGGTATCGCATTTCGCCAGCAAGAGAGCGCTCAAACACCTTGGCAACTTTTTGACTGTATTGAGGCAAGTCTCAACAGTGAGAATTGCATTAAGTTATTGTCGCCCTACATCGATAACAATAACTGGTACCAAACCGCCGATGAGTGCGAAATGGTCTCGGAGAATCAATTTATATTGAAAGGCCGAACCGACCGAGTGATCAAGATAGAAGAAAAACGAGTATCTCTGGTTGAAGTCGAAAAACGACTAGAGCAACTGCCTTGGGTAAGTGAATGCGTGGTGATTCCATTTGAAGAACCTGAGCGCTTAATCTTAGCGTCGGTTTTGGTATTATCAGACGAAGGCCAAGCGACACTCGCGACCATGAGCAGAGGCAAGTTCTGGTTGATGCTGCGTTCAGAACTCAGAAAATGGTTAGAGCCAATCGCCATCCCGAGAAAGTATCGTGTGGTTGATGAGATTTCCCTCAACAGCCAAGGCAAGCGATTAACCTCTCATATCGAACAGCTAATAAAATCATAG
- a CDS encoding MMPL family transporter, whose amino-acid sequence MLKRNNSNSSLALAWLVVVMLFSGLLIKQFAFSSSVPIESNIMKLLPENQQDPMVEQAFQQISSSMSEQVVFIISASDVEQAMTATDAFEKKLNQRAFSNQPTLFKQVQGKINASTQSQWSDFYFRHRAQLLTQQQKETLTHSPDSRAQYVIQSLYNPFSGVTAAELSLDPFLLFRDYISAVGVQSSNFVLKEGYLTAQSNDQTHILVTATLAGSPYSLAIQEQLPDLDSIEREVEKQFNVKVQHTGVVFYANYGTESAKSEISTIGLGSLAGVILLVWLTFRSALPLALSLLSISTGLLVALASTVAIFGKIHLFSLVFGASLIGVSIDYSFHYLTDRLAAGNQWQSDKGLKHIIVAITLGLITSLIGYLGLLVAPFPGLQQLALFSSIGLIAAYASVVCWYPILAAKPSQERPLPLSKLWHTWLSLWSNQKFRIGLPLIVTVVSLISLSQIRYDDDIRQLQAMPDQLKQQEQAITEISGLGSGQNMLLVTAKSDQKLLNKLAEITTSLDSLVDNQGISGYRSINQQLLSKQQQHDNYQLVEQLYSQQSHILQNTLGWPSFPELPKFEAITVSGFLESPVSEPVRPLWLKPIDGQAASVILIKDVTDSEQFSQWLDSSFAQQQGVKYLNKADEISALFAEYRVKITELLLIALAAIGMVLGWRYGVKQSLLMLLPSLIAGVAGLAITGILGSTLNLFNLLGLILILGIGIDYTLFFAEQKKSLSTLLAITLSGLTTLLSFGLLSLSQTHAIHSFGVTVLTGIFVAWLLSPLAINNQQAAEKSNSREAFR is encoded by the coding sequence ATGCTGAAGCGCAACAATTCCAATTCTAGCCTAGCCCTTGCTTGGCTTGTTGTCGTAATGCTATTTAGCGGATTGTTGATCAAACAATTCGCTTTTTCTTCGTCGGTACCCATTGAAAGCAACATCATGAAATTGCTGCCAGAAAACCAGCAAGATCCCATGGTAGAGCAAGCCTTTCAGCAGATATCCAGCTCGATGAGCGAGCAAGTGGTGTTTATCATAAGTGCCTCCGACGTCGAACAAGCCATGACAGCGACTGACGCTTTTGAAAAAAAACTTAACCAAAGAGCTTTCTCAAATCAGCCAACTCTATTTAAGCAAGTTCAAGGCAAAATCAACGCCAGTACTCAAAGCCAGTGGAGCGATTTCTATTTTCGTCACCGAGCTCAACTTCTAACCCAACAACAAAAAGAGACGCTGACACACTCGCCAGATTCGCGAGCTCAATATGTCATTCAGTCTCTGTACAATCCGTTCTCAGGCGTCACTGCCGCAGAGCTATCTCTCGACCCATTTTTGTTATTTCGCGACTACATCAGCGCTGTTGGCGTTCAATCAAGTAACTTTGTTCTGAAAGAGGGATACCTCACCGCTCAATCTAATGACCAAACTCATATTTTGGTCACGGCGACTTTGGCGGGTTCACCTTATAGCTTGGCCATTCAAGAGCAACTTCCCGATCTTGATTCAATTGAGCGCGAAGTCGAAAAACAATTTAACGTCAAAGTGCAGCATACCGGTGTGGTGTTCTACGCCAATTACGGTACCGAAAGCGCGAAATCAGAAATCAGTACCATTGGTTTGGGCTCATTGGCCGGTGTAATTTTATTGGTGTGGCTGACATTTCGTAGCGCCCTCCCACTTGCCTTGTCTTTGCTTTCAATCAGTACCGGATTATTGGTTGCGCTGGCAAGCACCGTCGCTATCTTCGGCAAGATTCACCTGTTTAGTTTGGTATTCGGTGCCAGCTTAATTGGCGTATCCATCGACTACTCTTTCCATTACCTAACCGATCGTTTGGCGGCTGGTAATCAATGGCAAAGCGACAAAGGGTTGAAACATATTATCGTTGCGATCACCTTGGGTCTGATCACTAGCTTGATTGGCTACCTAGGTCTGTTGGTGGCACCTTTCCCGGGATTGCAGCAACTTGCTCTGTTTTCGTCGATTGGACTGATCGCAGCTTACGCCAGTGTGGTGTGTTGGTATCCGATTTTAGCGGCAAAACCAAGCCAAGAACGCCCTCTTCCCTTGTCGAAGCTTTGGCATACTTGGCTAAGCCTCTGGAGCAACCAAAAATTTAGAATTGGCTTACCATTAATAGTGACTGTCGTTAGTTTGATATCACTCAGCCAAATTCGCTACGACGACGATATTCGTCAACTTCAAGCGATGCCTGATCAACTCAAACAGCAAGAACAAGCCATTACTGAGATATCAGGATTAGGCAGTGGTCAAAATATGCTGCTGGTGACCGCCAAGAGCGACCAAAAACTGCTAAATAAACTGGCAGAGATCACCACGAGCTTAGATTCTTTGGTCGATAACCAAGGTATCTCCGGATATCGCAGCATTAATCAACAATTGTTAAGCAAACAACAACAGCATGATAACTATCAATTGGTTGAACAACTTTATAGCCAGCAAAGCCATATCTTACAGAACACTCTTGGTTGGCCTAGCTTTCCAGAGCTACCTAAGTTCGAGGCAATCACGGTATCTGGATTTTTAGAATCACCAGTGTCAGAACCTGTTCGACCACTTTGGTTAAAACCGATCGATGGGCAAGCCGCGTCGGTCATTTTGATCAAAGACGTCACAGATTCAGAACAGTTCTCTCAATGGCTCGATTCAAGCTTTGCTCAGCAACAAGGTGTTAAATACCTAAATAAAGCCGATGAAATCTCCGCTCTCTTTGCGGAATACAGAGTCAAGATCACCGAACTATTATTGATAGCGTTAGCCGCTATTGGGATGGTGTTAGGTTGGCGCTACGGTGTGAAGCAAAGCCTGTTAATGCTGTTGCCTTCATTAATTGCCGGAGTCGCTGGTTTAGCGATAACGGGCATTTTAGGCTCAACGTTAAACCTGTTTAATCTGCTAGGCTTGATTCTGATTTTAGGGATTGGTATCGACTATACCTTGTTCTTTGCTGAGCAGAAGAAGTCACTGAGTACGTTATTGGCGATCACCTTGTCTGGTCTCACAACGCTGCTTTCATTTGGCCTTCTGTCACTGAGTCAGACTCATGCCATTCATAGCTTCGGTGTTACCGTCCTGACTGGTATTTTCGTAGCATGGTTACTTTCACCACTCGCGATTAACAACCAACAAGCAGCGGAAAAATCAAACTCTCGAGAGGCTTTTAGATGA
- a CDS encoding DUF3261 domain-containing protein, with protein MNKTIKIALTVGLSLLLSACSMVSQQPTGAIVAIDKDTELALPLPAELGYSFTASQLISATWQDDTQQLPVQVEVTPDKVVLAGFSSWGTRILSLQYQNQAIETQVLSGLGATLPQPEQVLFNLMLTLWPIEAWAQPLQGIGWHLVDTDKTRTVFDDNQQAIISIEYQAKVGEPKTSGEIVFKHLIQGYTITIQTLNSTIVDTPSKS; from the coding sequence ATGAACAAAACAATCAAGATAGCGCTCACCGTTGGATTGAGCTTATTACTTAGCGCTTGTTCGATGGTGTCTCAACAGCCTACAGGCGCAATTGTCGCAATCGACAAAGATACCGAGCTAGCCTTGCCGCTGCCTGCTGAACTGGGGTACTCATTTACGGCGAGCCAGCTGATCAGCGCAACATGGCAGGACGATACGCAGCAACTGCCTGTTCAAGTCGAAGTCACACCAGATAAAGTCGTGTTAGCGGGCTTTTCCTCTTGGGGAACGCGCATCTTATCGCTGCAATATCAGAATCAAGCCATTGAGACTCAAGTTCTATCCGGTCTTGGCGCAACCCTGCCACAACCTGAGCAGGTGTTATTTAATTTAATGCTGACTCTATGGCCAATTGAAGCATGGGCTCAGCCTCTGCAAGGCATCGGTTGGCATTTGGTCGATACAGACAAAACAAGAACCGTTTTTGACGACAACCAACAAGCCATCATTAGTATTGAATACCAAGCAAAAGTCGGCGAACCAAAGACATCTGGAGAGATTGTTTTCAAGCATCTAATCCAAGGCTACACCATCACCATACAAACGTTGAACTCAACGATTGTCGACACCCCAAGTAAGAGTTGA
- a CDS encoding HAL/PAL/TAL family ammonia-lyase: MTKKNPNSITFGAERLTIEDVVAISQGAKASMNSSEAFTSKIDRGVAFLERLLKEEGVIYGVTTGYGDSCTVAIPPNLVDELPLHLTRFHGCGLGEILSHGQSRAVLATRLCSLSQGVSGVTHDLLNQIVTLINQDISPRIPQEGSVGASGDLTPLSYLAAALIGERDVIYKGEVRPTSDVYKELGISPIKLKPKEGLALMNGTSVMTALACIAYKRAEYLAQLSTKITAMVSVGMQGNDFHFDEALFAVKPHPGQQQVAAWLRDDLQADRPPRNSDRLQDRYSLRCAPHVIGVVQDSLPWLRQMIENELNSANDNPIIDGDNERVLHGGHFYGGHIAMAMDTLKTAVANLADLLDRQMAQLMDYKFNNGLPFNLTGVEGERKPINHGFKAVQIGVSAWTAEALKHTMPASVFSRSTECHNQDKVSMGTIAARDCLRVLELTEQVAAASLLAGTQALELRKRHNELDEHHMSENLKHIRDEVLKEFEFIVEDRPLEGDLRHFMARIQSQHWSLYS; the protein is encoded by the coding sequence ATGACGAAAAAGAATCCAAATAGCATCACCTTTGGTGCCGAACGCCTCACGATTGAGGATGTTGTCGCTATCTCACAAGGCGCAAAAGCCTCGATGAACTCAAGTGAAGCATTCACATCAAAAATCGACCGTGGTGTCGCTTTTTTAGAACGCCTATTGAAAGAAGAAGGCGTGATCTATGGTGTGACAACGGGCTACGGTGACTCATGTACCGTTGCGATTCCGCCAAACCTAGTTGATGAACTACCACTGCATTTAACACGTTTTCACGGCTGTGGTTTAGGCGAAATACTGTCTCACGGACAATCTCGTGCGGTATTAGCAACGCGCCTTTGTTCTTTATCGCAAGGTGTCTCTGGTGTGACTCACGATTTGCTCAACCAGATCGTTACTCTGATCAACCAAGATATATCACCGCGTATTCCTCAAGAAGGATCGGTTGGCGCCAGTGGCGATTTAACGCCGCTGTCTTACTTAGCGGCTGCACTGATTGGTGAGCGCGATGTTATCTACAAAGGCGAAGTTCGCCCTACAAGTGACGTCTACAAAGAACTAGGAATTAGCCCTATCAAGCTTAAGCCAAAAGAAGGCTTAGCATTGATGAATGGCACGTCAGTAATGACGGCTTTGGCTTGTATCGCCTACAAACGTGCGGAATATCTAGCGCAGCTATCAACTAAGATCACCGCTATGGTATCTGTGGGTATGCAAGGTAACGATTTCCACTTCGATGAAGCGCTATTTGCTGTTAAGCCTCATCCAGGTCAACAGCAAGTTGCGGCATGGCTGCGTGATGACCTGCAAGCGGATCGCCCGCCACGCAACAGTGATCGCCTACAAGATCGTTACTCACTGCGTTGTGCACCGCACGTTATCGGTGTCGTTCAAGACTCACTACCTTGGCTACGCCAAATGATTGAGAACGAGCTAAACAGCGCTAACGATAACCCGATTATCGATGGCGACAATGAACGCGTACTGCACGGTGGACACTTCTACGGTGGCCATATCGCAATGGCAATGGATACACTAAAAACAGCGGTAGCCAACCTTGCTGACCTGCTTGATCGCCAAATGGCGCAGTTGATGGATTACAAGTTCAACAACGGCTTACCATTTAACCTAACGGGTGTTGAAGGCGAACGTAAACCAATCAACCACGGTTTCAAAGCGGTACAGATTGGCGTTTCAGCTTGGACAGCAGAGGCATTGAAACACACCATGCCAGCAAGCGTGTTCTCTCGTTCAACCGAGTGTCACAACCAAGACAAAGTCAGCATGGGCACCATTGCGGCTCGTGATTGTCTGCGTGTTCTTGAACTGACTGAACAAGTAGCGGCAGCGTCACTTCTGGCGGGTACACAAGCGCTTGAGCTTCGTAAACGCCACAATGAGCTTGATGAGCACCACATGAGTGAAAACCTAAAGCACATTCGCGATGAAGTACTTAAAGAGTTTGAATTTATCGTAGAAGATCGACCACTTGAAGGCGATCTACGCCACTTCATGGCTCGTATTCAAAGTCAGCACTGGTCACTTTACTCATAG
- a CDS encoding LolA family protein has translation MNLFKRSRKHISIALLGLASMMASHFSGASENTIAVGSISDLQTVLSENSIVRGEFTQTRNMEMFAQPLTSQGTFLLDKSNGLLWTQATPFPVSLVLTDNKLSQRFADQPAKIITDKENPMAFYFSHIFLSVFHGDTQKLQEQFSLSFEPATAKNSDESANSSSEYTRWTLTLKPKNAPMNAVFEAIILQGQGDIERIELREVRGDSTVIEFSQLSHLPEVLSDAEAQQFQF, from the coding sequence ATGAATCTGTTTAAACGCAGCCGCAAACACATTAGCATCGCACTGCTAGGGCTTGCCTCAATGATGGCGAGTCACTTTTCTGGCGCTAGCGAGAACACGATTGCTGTCGGTTCTATTTCAGATCTACAAACCGTGTTAAGCGAAAATAGTATCGTTCGTGGAGAGTTCACTCAAACACGTAACATGGAAATGTTCGCTCAGCCTCTAACATCACAAGGTACTTTCCTGTTAGACAAGTCGAATGGTTTGCTTTGGACACAAGCTACCCCCTTTCCTGTAAGCTTGGTGCTCACGGATAACAAACTGAGCCAAAGGTTTGCCGATCAACCCGCTAAAATCATCACCGACAAAGAAAACCCAATGGCGTTTTATTTCAGCCATATCTTCTTGTCAGTGTTTCACGGCGACACGCAAAAACTTCAAGAGCAATTCTCACTGTCATTTGAACCAGCGACTGCGAAAAATTCTGATGAAAGTGCAAACTCAAGTTCAGAATACACACGATGGACACTCACTCTAAAGCCAAAGAATGCGCCAATGAACGCGGTGTTTGAAGCCATCATACTGCAAGGACAAGGTGACATTGAACGCATCGAACTTAGAGAAGTTCGTGGGGACAGCACAGTGATCGAATTTAGCCAGTTAAGCCATCTACCGGAAGTATTATCAGATGCTGAAGCGCAACAATTCCAATTCTAG
- a CDS encoding acyl-CoA thioesterase, with amino-acid sequence MSEILHPLQSEVTLITSFQDADPMGVIYHGNYFRFFEEVRRIMMDKIEYNYHEMKDSGYMWPIIDTRVKYIKAIPFNHQIKVSAKLTEWENRLRVDYEIHDANTGARMTRAHTMQVAVTIEEQEMCFASPKVFTDKVEHWHQFGCLPLADGHQSQATSPQQVNHESV; translated from the coding sequence ATGTCTGAAATCCTTCATCCATTACAATCTGAGGTGACGCTTATCACCTCATTCCAAGACGCCGATCCAATGGGCGTGATCTACCATGGCAACTACTTCCGATTTTTTGAAGAAGTTAGGCGCATAATGATGGATAAGATTGAGTACAACTACCATGAGATGAAGGATTCTGGCTACATGTGGCCGATCATCGACACGCGCGTAAAGTACATCAAAGCGATACCGTTTAATCATCAGATCAAGGTATCCGCTAAGTTAACTGAATGGGAAAACCGCTTGCGTGTTGACTACGAAATTCACGACGCCAACACAGGTGCTCGTATGACGCGCGCCCACACCATGCAGGTTGCGGTAACCATTGAAGAGCAAGAGATGTGCTTCGCTTCGCCGAAAGTGTTTACCGATAAAGTCGAGCACTGGCACCAGTTTGGTTGCTTACCTCTAGCCGATGGGCATCAATCTCAGGCCACTAGCCCACAGCAGGTGAATCATGAATCTGTTTAA
- a CDS encoding COG4648 family protein, whose protein sequence is MRPLLTLLSAIILFTYPIAVYFGLNKFGLQTVGIVLAVIFAVRIFTGGQAKIKELKHLAWISGSAGIVLLALGLTFKQHGWLTYYPVIVNVCMLVVFASSLWQPQTIIERLARLQEPELPQSGIDYTRKVTKVWCLFFVVNGSIALYTCFQPLEIWTLYNGLLSYLFAGLLFAGEWVVRQRIRQS, encoded by the coding sequence ATGCGTCCTCTGCTGACTTTACTGTCGGCAATCATACTTTTCACTTATCCAATAGCGGTTTACTTTGGACTCAACAAGTTTGGCCTACAAACCGTTGGTATCGTCTTGGCCGTTATCTTTGCTGTCCGTATTTTCACTGGCGGTCAGGCTAAAATCAAAGAGCTAAAACACTTAGCTTGGATCAGTGGTAGTGCCGGGATTGTTCTGCTGGCATTAGGATTAACCTTCAAGCAGCATGGCTGGTTAACTTATTACCCCGTCATCGTTAACGTTTGTATGTTGGTTGTGTTCGCTTCAAGCCTTTGGCAACCGCAAACGATTATCGAGCGTCTTGCTCGACTCCAAGAGCCTGAACTTCCGCAAAGTGGCATTGATTACACACGAAAAGTCACCAAAGTTTGGTGTTTGTTCTTTGTTGTTAATGGCTCTATTGCCCTTTATACCTGCTTCCAACCTCTTGAAATATGGACCCTATACAATGGCTTACTCAGCTATTTATTCGCAGGGTTACTCTTTGCAGGAGAGTGGGTAGTAAGACAGCGCATTCGTCAGAGTTAA
- a CDS encoding ApeI family dehydratase — MDKRKPNIIAVDTAENESTLTLHVTGDITDFKGHFKSFPILPGVTQIDWALYYAVQELSVPGFFKGMEVIKFQEPILPDSTIQLSLKWDADKDKLSFSYTSNNGEQIHSSGKMKLGEKSE; from the coding sequence ATGGATAAGAGAAAGCCAAACATCATTGCTGTTGACACTGCAGAGAATGAATCGACCCTGACCCTCCATGTAACTGGAGACATCACCGATTTTAAGGGGCACTTCAAAAGCTTCCCTATTCTTCCGGGTGTTACACAGATTGATTGGGCGCTTTACTATGCAGTCCAAGAACTGAGTGTCCCTGGTTTCTTTAAAGGCATGGAAGTCATCAAATTCCAAGAACCGATCCTGCCAGACTCGACCATTCAGTTGTCATTAAAGTGGGACGCTGACAAAGACAAACTGAGCTTTAGTTACACCTCAAACAACGGCGAACAGATTCACTCTTCAGGCAAAATGAAGCTGGGAGAGAAAAGTGAATAG